In the Microtus pennsylvanicus isolate mMicPen1 chromosome 6, mMicPen1.hap1, whole genome shotgun sequence genome, one interval contains:
- the Pcsk4 gene encoding proprotein convertase subtilisin/kexin type 4 isoform X4, translating to MWDIPTPPGWGQREPQGSLGAEGIWVAMVSGMGWLPEAPPPAPPPAMRPFPTALWLGLALALLAVGWASARAPIYVSSWAVRVTKGYQEAERLARKFGFVNLGQIFPDDQYFHLRHRGVAQQSLTPHWGHRLRLKKEPKVQWFEQQTLRRRVKRSLVVPTDPWFSKQWYMNNEIQPDLNILKVWNQGLTGRGVVVSILDDGIEKDHPDLWANYDPLASYDFNDYDPDPQPRYTPSDENRHGTRCAGEVSATANNGFCGAGVAFNARIGGVRMLDGTITDIVEAQSLSLQPQHIHIYSASWGPEDDGRTVDGPGILTREAFRRGVTKGRQGLGTLFIWASGNGGLHYDNCNCDGYTNSIHTLSVGSTTRQGQVPWYSEACASTFTTTFSSGVATDPQIVTTDLHHQCTDKHTGTSASAPLAAGIIALALEANPLLTWRDLQHLVVRASRPAQLQAEDWRINGVGRQVSHHYGYGLLDAGLLVDLARVWLPTQPQKKCAIRVVHTPTSILPRMLVRKNVSACSDGSHRLIRSLEHVQVQLSLSYSRRGDLEISLTSPMGTRSTLVAIRPLDISSQGYKNWIFMSTHYWDEDPQGLWTLGLENKGYYFNTGTLFYYTLLLYGTAEDMTARPQGPQEFTVPPPPWPGSASSLAESDGGSTATQNSQ from the exons ATGTGGGATATTCCCACCCCTCctgggtgggggcagagggaacCGCAAGGCTCCTTGGGAGCTGAAGGAATCTGGGTTGCTATGGTGTCCGGGATGGGGTGGCTTCCTGaggccccgccccccgccccgccccccgctATGCGGCCCTTCCCAACCGCGCTGTGGCTGGGTCTGGCTTTGGCCCTCCTGGCTGTGGGGTGGGCTTCAGCCCGGGCCCCCATCTATGTCAGCAGCTGGGCCGTGCGGGTGACCAAAGGTTACCAGGAGGCTGAGCGCCTGGCACGTAAATTTGGCTTCGTCAACCTGGGACAG ATCTTCCCTGACGACCAGTATTTCCATCTACGACACCGGGGTGTGGCCCAGCAGTCCCTGACCCCACACTGGGGCCACCGTCTGCGCCTAAAGAAAGAGCCCAAG GTGCAGTGGTTTGAGCAACAGACCCTGAGGAGGCGGGTGAAGCGCTCCTTGGTGGTGCCCACGGACCCCTGGTTTTCCAAGCAGTGGTACATG AACAACGAGATACAGCCAGATCTCAACATTCTGAAGGTTTGGAACCAGGGACTGACCGGCCGGGGAGTGGTGGTCTCCATCTTGGATGATGGCATTGAGAAGGACCACCCCGACCTCTGGGCTAATTAT GACCCTCTGGCCAGCTATGACTTCAATGACTATGACCCAGACCCCCAGCCTCGCTACACACCCAGCGATGAGAACCG GCATGGGACCCGCTGCGCTGGGGAGGTGTCTGCCACAGCTAACAATGGCTTCTGTGGTGCTGGTGTGGCCTTCAACGCCAGAATTGGAG GCGTGCGCATGTTGGACGGCACCATCACGGACATCGTGGAGGCGCAGTCCCTCAGCCTGCAGCCGCAGCACATACACATCTATAGCGCCAGCTGGGGGCCCGAGGATGACGGTCGCACGGTGGACGGACCAGGCATCCTCACTCGGGAGGCCTTCAGGCGTGGCGTGACCAAG GGCCGCCAAGGACTGGGTACACTGTTCATCTGGGCCTCGGGAAACGGTGGCCTCCATTACGACAACTGCAATTGTGACGGCTACACCAACAGCATCCACACGCTGTCGGTGGGCAGCACCACGCGGCAGGGTCAAGTGCCCTGGTACAGTGAGGCCTGCGCCTCCACATTTACCACCACCTTCAGCAGCGGAGTGGCCACCGACCCACAGATA GTCACCACGGACCTGCACCACCAGTGTACCGACAAACACACGGGCACCTCGGCCTCCGCCCCGCTGGCCGCTGGCATAATCGCTCTGGCTCTGGAGGCCAA CCCGCTCCTGACCTGGAGGGACCTACAGCACCTGGTGGTCCGCGCGTCCAGGCCGGCGCAGCTGCAGGCGGAGGACTGGAGGATCAACGGCGTGGGGCGCCAAG TGAGCCACCACTACGGCTACGGGCTGCTGGACGCAGGGCTGCTGGTGGACTTGGCTCGCGTGTGGCTGCCCACGCAGCCACAGAAGAAATGTGCCATTCGGGTGGTGCACACCCCAAC CTCCATCCTGCCTCGGATGCTGGTGAGGAAGAACGTGTCCGCGTGCTCCGATGGCTCGCACCGCCTCATCCGCTCGCTCGAGCACGTGCAGGTCCAGCTGTCACTCTCCTACAGCCGCCGCGGGGACCTGGAGATCTCGCTCACCAGCCCCATGGGCACACGCTCCACGCTCGTGGCCATCAG ACCCTTGGATATcagcagccaaggctacaagaACTGGATCTTCATGTCCACCCACTACTGGGATGAGGACCCACAGGGCCTGTGGACCCTGGGTCTGGAGAACAAGGGCTACTATTTTAACACAG GAACTCTGTTCTACTACACGTTGCTGCTGTATGGGACGGCCGAGGACATGACAGCGCGGCCTCAGGGCCCCCAG GAATTCACGGTTCCTCCACCACCCTGGCCTGGCTCTGCCTCATCTCTAGCTGAGAGTGATGGTGGCTCTACAGCCACACAGAACAGCCAGTGA
- the Pcsk4 gene encoding proprotein convertase subtilisin/kexin type 4 isoform X2, which translates to MWDIPTPPGWGQREPQGSLGAEGIWVAMVSGMGWLPEAPPPAPPPAMRPFPTALWLGLALALLAVGWASARAPIYVSSWAVRVTKGYQEAERLARKFGFVNLGQIFPDDQYFHLRHRGVAQQSLTPHWGHRLRLKKEPKVQWFEQQTLRRRVKRSLVVPTDPWFSKQWYMNNEIQPDLNILKVWNQGLTGRGVVVSILDDGIEKDHPDLWANYDPLASYDFNDYDPDPQPRYTPSDENRHGTRCAGEVSATANNGFCGAGVAFNARIGGVRMLDGTITDIVEAQSLSLQPQHIHIYSASWGPEDDGRTVDGPGILTREAFRRGVTKGRQGLGTLFIWASGNGGLHYDNCNCDGYTNSIHTLSVGSTTRQGQVPWYSEACASTFTTTFSSGVATDPQIVTTDLHHQCTDKHTGTSASAPLAAGIIALALEANPLLTWRDLQHLVVRASRPAQLQAEDWRINGVGRQGAAGPGRGLGCRACRASDGYPSRAVSHHYGYGLLDAGLLVDLARVWLPTQPQKKCAIRVVHTPTSILPRMLVRKNVSACSDGSHRLIRSLEHVQVQLSLSYSRRGDLEISLTSPMGTRSTLVAIRPLDISSQGYKNWIFMSTHYWDEDPQGLWTLGLENKGYYFNTGTLFYYTLLLYGTAEDMTARPQGPQEFTVPPPPWPGSASSLAESDGGSTATQNSQ; encoded by the exons ATGTGGGATATTCCCACCCCTCctgggtgggggcagagggaacCGCAAGGCTCCTTGGGAGCTGAAGGAATCTGGGTTGCTATGGTGTCCGGGATGGGGTGGCTTCCTGaggccccgccccccgccccgccccccgctATGCGGCCCTTCCCAACCGCGCTGTGGCTGGGTCTGGCTTTGGCCCTCCTGGCTGTGGGGTGGGCTTCAGCCCGGGCCCCCATCTATGTCAGCAGCTGGGCCGTGCGGGTGACCAAAGGTTACCAGGAGGCTGAGCGCCTGGCACGTAAATTTGGCTTCGTCAACCTGGGACAG ATCTTCCCTGACGACCAGTATTTCCATCTACGACACCGGGGTGTGGCCCAGCAGTCCCTGACCCCACACTGGGGCCACCGTCTGCGCCTAAAGAAAGAGCCCAAG GTGCAGTGGTTTGAGCAACAGACCCTGAGGAGGCGGGTGAAGCGCTCCTTGGTGGTGCCCACGGACCCCTGGTTTTCCAAGCAGTGGTACATG AACAACGAGATACAGCCAGATCTCAACATTCTGAAGGTTTGGAACCAGGGACTGACCGGCCGGGGAGTGGTGGTCTCCATCTTGGATGATGGCATTGAGAAGGACCACCCCGACCTCTGGGCTAATTAT GACCCTCTGGCCAGCTATGACTTCAATGACTATGACCCAGACCCCCAGCCTCGCTACACACCCAGCGATGAGAACCG GCATGGGACCCGCTGCGCTGGGGAGGTGTCTGCCACAGCTAACAATGGCTTCTGTGGTGCTGGTGTGGCCTTCAACGCCAGAATTGGAG GCGTGCGCATGTTGGACGGCACCATCACGGACATCGTGGAGGCGCAGTCCCTCAGCCTGCAGCCGCAGCACATACACATCTATAGCGCCAGCTGGGGGCCCGAGGATGACGGTCGCACGGTGGACGGACCAGGCATCCTCACTCGGGAGGCCTTCAGGCGTGGCGTGACCAAG GGCCGCCAAGGACTGGGTACACTGTTCATCTGGGCCTCGGGAAACGGTGGCCTCCATTACGACAACTGCAATTGTGACGGCTACACCAACAGCATCCACACGCTGTCGGTGGGCAGCACCACGCGGCAGGGTCAAGTGCCCTGGTACAGTGAGGCCTGCGCCTCCACATTTACCACCACCTTCAGCAGCGGAGTGGCCACCGACCCACAGATA GTCACCACGGACCTGCACCACCAGTGTACCGACAAACACACGGGCACCTCGGCCTCCGCCCCGCTGGCCGCTGGCATAATCGCTCTGGCTCTGGAGGCCAA CCCGCTCCTGACCTGGAGGGACCTACAGCACCTGGTGGTCCGCGCGTCCAGGCCGGCGCAGCTGCAGGCGGAGGACTGGAGGATCAACGGCGTGGGGCGCCAAGGTGCGGCGGGGCCAGGGAGGGGACTGGGGTGCCGTGCATGCAGGGCGAGTGACGGCTACCCCTCCCGCGCAGTGAGCCACCACTACGGCTACGGGCTGCTGGACGCAGGGCTGCTGGTGGACTTGGCTCGCGTGTGGCTGCCCACGCAGCCACAGAAGAAATGTGCCATTCGGGTGGTGCACACCCCAAC CTCCATCCTGCCTCGGATGCTGGTGAGGAAGAACGTGTCCGCGTGCTCCGATGGCTCGCACCGCCTCATCCGCTCGCTCGAGCACGTGCAGGTCCAGCTGTCACTCTCCTACAGCCGCCGCGGGGACCTGGAGATCTCGCTCACCAGCCCCATGGGCACACGCTCCACGCTCGTGGCCATCAG ACCCTTGGATATcagcagccaaggctacaagaACTGGATCTTCATGTCCACCCACTACTGGGATGAGGACCCACAGGGCCTGTGGACCCTGGGTCTGGAGAACAAGGGCTACTATTTTAACACAG GAACTCTGTTCTACTACACGTTGCTGCTGTATGGGACGGCCGAGGACATGACAGCGCGGCCTCAGGGCCCCCAG GAATTCACGGTTCCTCCACCACCCTGGCCTGGCTCTGCCTCATCTCTAGCTGAGAGTGATGGTGGCTCTACAGCCACACAGAACAGCCAGTGA
- the Pcsk4 gene encoding proprotein convertase subtilisin/kexin type 4 isoform X3 has product MWDIPTPPGWGQREPQGSLGAEGIWVAMVSGMGWLPEAPPPAPPPAMRPFPTALWLGLALALLAVGWASARAPIYVSSWAVRVTKGYQEAERLARKFGFVNLGQIFPDDQYFHLRHRGVAQQSLTPHWGHRLRLKKEPKVQWFEQQTLRRRVKRSLVVPTDPWFSKQWYMNNEIQPDLNILKVWNQGLTGRGVVVSILDDGIEKDHPDLWANYDPLASYDFNDYDPDPQPRYTPSDENRHGTRCAGEVSATANNGFCGAGVAFNARIGGVRMLDGTITDIVEAQSLSLQPQHIHIYSASWGPEDDGRTVDGPGILTREAFRRGVTKGRQGLGTLFIWASGNGGLHYDNCNCDGYTNSIHTLSVGSTTRQGQVPWYSEACASTFTTTFSSGVATDPQIVTTDLHHQCTDKHTGTSASAPLAAGIIALALEANPLLTWRDLQHLVVRASRPAQLQAEDWRINGVGRQVSHHYGYGLLDAGLLVDLARVWLPTQPQKKCAIRVVHTPTSILPRMLVRKNVSACSDGSHRLIRSLEHVQVQLSLSYSRRGDLEISLTSPMGTRSTLVAIRPLDISSQGYKNWIFMSTHYWDEDPQGLWTLGLENKGYYFNTGTLFYYTLLLYGTAEDMTARPQGPQVTSRTCVQRDTEGLRQGIHGSSTTLAWLCLISS; this is encoded by the exons ATGTGGGATATTCCCACCCCTCctgggtgggggcagagggaacCGCAAGGCTCCTTGGGAGCTGAAGGAATCTGGGTTGCTATGGTGTCCGGGATGGGGTGGCTTCCTGaggccccgccccccgccccgccccccgctATGCGGCCCTTCCCAACCGCGCTGTGGCTGGGTCTGGCTTTGGCCCTCCTGGCTGTGGGGTGGGCTTCAGCCCGGGCCCCCATCTATGTCAGCAGCTGGGCCGTGCGGGTGACCAAAGGTTACCAGGAGGCTGAGCGCCTGGCACGTAAATTTGGCTTCGTCAACCTGGGACAG ATCTTCCCTGACGACCAGTATTTCCATCTACGACACCGGGGTGTGGCCCAGCAGTCCCTGACCCCACACTGGGGCCACCGTCTGCGCCTAAAGAAAGAGCCCAAG GTGCAGTGGTTTGAGCAACAGACCCTGAGGAGGCGGGTGAAGCGCTCCTTGGTGGTGCCCACGGACCCCTGGTTTTCCAAGCAGTGGTACATG AACAACGAGATACAGCCAGATCTCAACATTCTGAAGGTTTGGAACCAGGGACTGACCGGCCGGGGAGTGGTGGTCTCCATCTTGGATGATGGCATTGAGAAGGACCACCCCGACCTCTGGGCTAATTAT GACCCTCTGGCCAGCTATGACTTCAATGACTATGACCCAGACCCCCAGCCTCGCTACACACCCAGCGATGAGAACCG GCATGGGACCCGCTGCGCTGGGGAGGTGTCTGCCACAGCTAACAATGGCTTCTGTGGTGCTGGTGTGGCCTTCAACGCCAGAATTGGAG GCGTGCGCATGTTGGACGGCACCATCACGGACATCGTGGAGGCGCAGTCCCTCAGCCTGCAGCCGCAGCACATACACATCTATAGCGCCAGCTGGGGGCCCGAGGATGACGGTCGCACGGTGGACGGACCAGGCATCCTCACTCGGGAGGCCTTCAGGCGTGGCGTGACCAAG GGCCGCCAAGGACTGGGTACACTGTTCATCTGGGCCTCGGGAAACGGTGGCCTCCATTACGACAACTGCAATTGTGACGGCTACACCAACAGCATCCACACGCTGTCGGTGGGCAGCACCACGCGGCAGGGTCAAGTGCCCTGGTACAGTGAGGCCTGCGCCTCCACATTTACCACCACCTTCAGCAGCGGAGTGGCCACCGACCCACAGATA GTCACCACGGACCTGCACCACCAGTGTACCGACAAACACACGGGCACCTCGGCCTCCGCCCCGCTGGCCGCTGGCATAATCGCTCTGGCTCTGGAGGCCAA CCCGCTCCTGACCTGGAGGGACCTACAGCACCTGGTGGTCCGCGCGTCCAGGCCGGCGCAGCTGCAGGCGGAGGACTGGAGGATCAACGGCGTGGGGCGCCAAG TGAGCCACCACTACGGCTACGGGCTGCTGGACGCAGGGCTGCTGGTGGACTTGGCTCGCGTGTGGCTGCCCACGCAGCCACAGAAGAAATGTGCCATTCGGGTGGTGCACACCCCAAC CTCCATCCTGCCTCGGATGCTGGTGAGGAAGAACGTGTCCGCGTGCTCCGATGGCTCGCACCGCCTCATCCGCTCGCTCGAGCACGTGCAGGTCCAGCTGTCACTCTCCTACAGCCGCCGCGGGGACCTGGAGATCTCGCTCACCAGCCCCATGGGCACACGCTCCACGCTCGTGGCCATCAG ACCCTTGGATATcagcagccaaggctacaagaACTGGATCTTCATGTCCACCCACTACTGGGATGAGGACCCACAGGGCCTGTGGACCCTGGGTCTGGAGAACAAGGGCTACTATTTTAACACAG GAACTCTGTTCTACTACACGTTGCTGCTGTATGGGACGGCCGAGGACATGACAGCGCGGCCTCAGGGCCCCCAGGTGACCAGCCGCACGTGTGTGCAGAGGGACACAGAGGGGCTGCGCCAGG GAATTCACGGTTCCTCCACCACCCTGGCCTGGCTCTGCCTCATCTCTAGCTGA
- the Pcsk4 gene encoding proprotein convertase subtilisin/kexin type 4 isoform X5: protein MWDIPTPPGWGQREPQGSLGAEGIWVAMVSGMGWLPEAPPPAPPPAMRPFPTALWLGLALALLAVGWASARAPIYVSSWAVRVTKGYQEAERLARKFGFVNLGQIFPDDQYFHLRHRGVAQQSLTPHWGHRLRLKKEPKVQWFEQQTLRRRVKRSLVVPTDPWFSKQWYMNNEIQPDLNILKVWNQGLTGRGVVVSILDDGIEKDHPDLWANYDPLASYDFNDYDPDPQPRYTPSDENRHGTRCAGEVSATANNGFCGAGVAFNARIGGVRMLDGTITDIVEAQSLSLQPQHIHIYSASWGPEDDGRTVDGPGILTREAFRRGVTKGRQGLGTLFIWASGNGGLHYDNCNCDGYTNSIHTLSVGSTTRQGQVPWYSEACASTFTTTFSSGVATDPQIVTTDLHHQCTDKHTGTSASAPLAAGIIALALEANPLLTWRDLQHLVVRASRPAQLQAEDWRINGVGRQVSHHYGYGLLDAGLLVDLARVWLPTQPQKKCAIRVVHTPTSILPRMLVRKNVSACSDGSHRLIRSLEHVQVQLSLSYSRRGDLEISLTSPMGTRSTLVAIRNSVLLHVAAVWDGRGHDSAASGPPGDQPHVCAEGHRGAAPG, encoded by the exons ATGTGGGATATTCCCACCCCTCctgggtgggggcagagggaacCGCAAGGCTCCTTGGGAGCTGAAGGAATCTGGGTTGCTATGGTGTCCGGGATGGGGTGGCTTCCTGaggccccgccccccgccccgccccccgctATGCGGCCCTTCCCAACCGCGCTGTGGCTGGGTCTGGCTTTGGCCCTCCTGGCTGTGGGGTGGGCTTCAGCCCGGGCCCCCATCTATGTCAGCAGCTGGGCCGTGCGGGTGACCAAAGGTTACCAGGAGGCTGAGCGCCTGGCACGTAAATTTGGCTTCGTCAACCTGGGACAG ATCTTCCCTGACGACCAGTATTTCCATCTACGACACCGGGGTGTGGCCCAGCAGTCCCTGACCCCACACTGGGGCCACCGTCTGCGCCTAAAGAAAGAGCCCAAG GTGCAGTGGTTTGAGCAACAGACCCTGAGGAGGCGGGTGAAGCGCTCCTTGGTGGTGCCCACGGACCCCTGGTTTTCCAAGCAGTGGTACATG AACAACGAGATACAGCCAGATCTCAACATTCTGAAGGTTTGGAACCAGGGACTGACCGGCCGGGGAGTGGTGGTCTCCATCTTGGATGATGGCATTGAGAAGGACCACCCCGACCTCTGGGCTAATTAT GACCCTCTGGCCAGCTATGACTTCAATGACTATGACCCAGACCCCCAGCCTCGCTACACACCCAGCGATGAGAACCG GCATGGGACCCGCTGCGCTGGGGAGGTGTCTGCCACAGCTAACAATGGCTTCTGTGGTGCTGGTGTGGCCTTCAACGCCAGAATTGGAG GCGTGCGCATGTTGGACGGCACCATCACGGACATCGTGGAGGCGCAGTCCCTCAGCCTGCAGCCGCAGCACATACACATCTATAGCGCCAGCTGGGGGCCCGAGGATGACGGTCGCACGGTGGACGGACCAGGCATCCTCACTCGGGAGGCCTTCAGGCGTGGCGTGACCAAG GGCCGCCAAGGACTGGGTACACTGTTCATCTGGGCCTCGGGAAACGGTGGCCTCCATTACGACAACTGCAATTGTGACGGCTACACCAACAGCATCCACACGCTGTCGGTGGGCAGCACCACGCGGCAGGGTCAAGTGCCCTGGTACAGTGAGGCCTGCGCCTCCACATTTACCACCACCTTCAGCAGCGGAGTGGCCACCGACCCACAGATA GTCACCACGGACCTGCACCACCAGTGTACCGACAAACACACGGGCACCTCGGCCTCCGCCCCGCTGGCCGCTGGCATAATCGCTCTGGCTCTGGAGGCCAA CCCGCTCCTGACCTGGAGGGACCTACAGCACCTGGTGGTCCGCGCGTCCAGGCCGGCGCAGCTGCAGGCGGAGGACTGGAGGATCAACGGCGTGGGGCGCCAAG TGAGCCACCACTACGGCTACGGGCTGCTGGACGCAGGGCTGCTGGTGGACTTGGCTCGCGTGTGGCTGCCCACGCAGCCACAGAAGAAATGTGCCATTCGGGTGGTGCACACCCCAAC CTCCATCCTGCCTCGGATGCTGGTGAGGAAGAACGTGTCCGCGTGCTCCGATGGCTCGCACCGCCTCATCCGCTCGCTCGAGCACGTGCAGGTCCAGCTGTCACTCTCCTACAGCCGCCGCGGGGACCTGGAGATCTCGCTCACCAGCCCCATGGGCACACGCTCCACGCTCGTGGCCATCAG GAACTCTGTTCTACTACACGTTGCTGCTGTATGGGACGGCCGAGGACATGACAGCGCGGCCTCAGGGCCCCCAGGTGACCAGCCGCACGTGTGTGCAGAGGGACACAGAGGGGCTGCGCCAGGGTGA
- the Pcsk4 gene encoding proprotein convertase subtilisin/kexin type 4 isoform X1: MWDIPTPPGWGQREPQGSLGAEGIWVAMVSGMGWLPEAPPPAPPPAMRPFPTALWLGLALALLAVGWASARAPIYVSSWAVRVTKGYQEAERLARKFGFVNLGQIFPDDQYFHLRHRGVAQQSLTPHWGHRLRLKKEPKVQWFEQQTLRRRVKRSLVVPTDPWFSKQWYMNNEIQPDLNILKVWNQGLTGRGVVVSILDDGIEKDHPDLWANYDPLASYDFNDYDPDPQPRYTPSDENRHGTRCAGEVSATANNGFCGAGVAFNARIGGVRMLDGTITDIVEAQSLSLQPQHIHIYSASWGPEDDGRTVDGPGILTREAFRRGVTKGRQGLGTLFIWASGNGGLHYDNCNCDGYTNSIHTLSVGSTTRQGQVPWYSEACASTFTTTFSSGVATDPQIVTTDLHHQCTDKHTGTSASAPLAAGIIALALEANPLLTWRDLQHLVVRASRPAQLQAEDWRINGVGRQGAAGPGRGLGCRACRASDGYPSRAVSHHYGYGLLDAGLLVDLARVWLPTQPQKKCAIRVVHTPTSILPRMLVRKNVSACSDGSHRLIRSLEHVQVQLSLSYSRRGDLEISLTSPMGTRSTLVAIRPLDISSQGYKNWIFMSTHYWDEDPQGLWTLGLENKGYYFNTGTLFYYTLLLYGTAEDMTARPQGPQVTSRTCVQRDTEGLRQGIHGSSTTLAWLCLISS, translated from the exons ATGTGGGATATTCCCACCCCTCctgggtgggggcagagggaacCGCAAGGCTCCTTGGGAGCTGAAGGAATCTGGGTTGCTATGGTGTCCGGGATGGGGTGGCTTCCTGaggccccgccccccgccccgccccccgctATGCGGCCCTTCCCAACCGCGCTGTGGCTGGGTCTGGCTTTGGCCCTCCTGGCTGTGGGGTGGGCTTCAGCCCGGGCCCCCATCTATGTCAGCAGCTGGGCCGTGCGGGTGACCAAAGGTTACCAGGAGGCTGAGCGCCTGGCACGTAAATTTGGCTTCGTCAACCTGGGACAG ATCTTCCCTGACGACCAGTATTTCCATCTACGACACCGGGGTGTGGCCCAGCAGTCCCTGACCCCACACTGGGGCCACCGTCTGCGCCTAAAGAAAGAGCCCAAG GTGCAGTGGTTTGAGCAACAGACCCTGAGGAGGCGGGTGAAGCGCTCCTTGGTGGTGCCCACGGACCCCTGGTTTTCCAAGCAGTGGTACATG AACAACGAGATACAGCCAGATCTCAACATTCTGAAGGTTTGGAACCAGGGACTGACCGGCCGGGGAGTGGTGGTCTCCATCTTGGATGATGGCATTGAGAAGGACCACCCCGACCTCTGGGCTAATTAT GACCCTCTGGCCAGCTATGACTTCAATGACTATGACCCAGACCCCCAGCCTCGCTACACACCCAGCGATGAGAACCG GCATGGGACCCGCTGCGCTGGGGAGGTGTCTGCCACAGCTAACAATGGCTTCTGTGGTGCTGGTGTGGCCTTCAACGCCAGAATTGGAG GCGTGCGCATGTTGGACGGCACCATCACGGACATCGTGGAGGCGCAGTCCCTCAGCCTGCAGCCGCAGCACATACACATCTATAGCGCCAGCTGGGGGCCCGAGGATGACGGTCGCACGGTGGACGGACCAGGCATCCTCACTCGGGAGGCCTTCAGGCGTGGCGTGACCAAG GGCCGCCAAGGACTGGGTACACTGTTCATCTGGGCCTCGGGAAACGGTGGCCTCCATTACGACAACTGCAATTGTGACGGCTACACCAACAGCATCCACACGCTGTCGGTGGGCAGCACCACGCGGCAGGGTCAAGTGCCCTGGTACAGTGAGGCCTGCGCCTCCACATTTACCACCACCTTCAGCAGCGGAGTGGCCACCGACCCACAGATA GTCACCACGGACCTGCACCACCAGTGTACCGACAAACACACGGGCACCTCGGCCTCCGCCCCGCTGGCCGCTGGCATAATCGCTCTGGCTCTGGAGGCCAA CCCGCTCCTGACCTGGAGGGACCTACAGCACCTGGTGGTCCGCGCGTCCAGGCCGGCGCAGCTGCAGGCGGAGGACTGGAGGATCAACGGCGTGGGGCGCCAAGGTGCGGCGGGGCCAGGGAGGGGACTGGGGTGCCGTGCATGCAGGGCGAGTGACGGCTACCCCTCCCGCGCAGTGAGCCACCACTACGGCTACGGGCTGCTGGACGCAGGGCTGCTGGTGGACTTGGCTCGCGTGTGGCTGCCCACGCAGCCACAGAAGAAATGTGCCATTCGGGTGGTGCACACCCCAAC CTCCATCCTGCCTCGGATGCTGGTGAGGAAGAACGTGTCCGCGTGCTCCGATGGCTCGCACCGCCTCATCCGCTCGCTCGAGCACGTGCAGGTCCAGCTGTCACTCTCCTACAGCCGCCGCGGGGACCTGGAGATCTCGCTCACCAGCCCCATGGGCACACGCTCCACGCTCGTGGCCATCAG ACCCTTGGATATcagcagccaaggctacaagaACTGGATCTTCATGTCCACCCACTACTGGGATGAGGACCCACAGGGCCTGTGGACCCTGGGTCTGGAGAACAAGGGCTACTATTTTAACACAG GAACTCTGTTCTACTACACGTTGCTGCTGTATGGGACGGCCGAGGACATGACAGCGCGGCCTCAGGGCCCCCAGGTGACCAGCCGCACGTGTGTGCAGAGGGACACAGAGGGGCTGCGCCAGG GAATTCACGGTTCCTCCACCACCCTGGCCTGGCTCTGCCTCATCTCTAGCTGA
- the C6H19orf25 gene encoding UPF0449 protein C19orf25 homolog, protein MNSKGKKRVVLPTRPAPPTVEQILEDVRGAPPNDPVFTALAPEEPPDLSPRAEDPEARLEQLYQQSRAYVAMNERLRQAGDTLRQKFEDLRQADKRLEQDVSQVTSATS, encoded by the exons ATGAACTCCAAAGGCAAGAAACGCGTGGTGCTGCCCACGCGCCCCGCGCCGCCCACGGTGGAGCAGATCCTGGAGGACGTGCGAGGGGCGCCCCCCAACGATCCTGTTTTCACCGCCCTGGCCCCAGAAG AACCCCCAGATCTATCTCCAAGGGCTGAGGACCCTGAGGCCCGGCTCGAGCAACTCTACCAACAAAGCCGGGCCTATGTGGCCATGAATGAGAGGCTGCGGCAGGCGGGGGACACACTGAGGCAGAAGTTCGAGGACCTTCGGCAGGCTGATAAGAGGCTAGAACAGGATGTTAGCCAGGTGACCTCAGCCACCTCCTAG